The DNA window TCAAATCCCGTGCAATCCTGACACCCTGTTCTTCACGCAGTGAAACAGGAACGTCCGACAGATCCAGCGTGCGCACGGCGTTGCGCAATGCGTGTTCCTTCACCGACTCGGTGGTGTCACTGCTGTAGACGACCATGTTGACGAGAAAGGTGCGGAACGACTCACGTGGGGAAGTGAGATCGGGTTCCTGCGCGCGTCCCGCCTGCGGCAGGAGGAGAAGGAAGAGCAGTATGGCAATCACGGGGACGGAACGTCCGGGATGGAAATGGCGGATACGGGGGATGTGGATACGGGAAAGGACGCTTCCGGCGAAACGTAGCATGGAAAAATCACATTTGTACGACATCTTGGACCGCGGCTCACGGTCTGGGGAATATACGGGATTACGTCCAGCAATGACAGATGCGGGCGTTTTCGGAGCTGCGAATTTCGCTTATGCCGCTGCTGACCTGGCTTCGTCGGAGGCTTCACGCGTGAGGTCACGGGGACCGAGTACGACGCCGGCTTTTTCGAGGAAGGCGTTGGGAGGAATGCCACCCGCGAATACCCACACGAAATCATTCTTCAGTTCGCGCTGCTCGCCGTCTATTTCGATGAGCACGCTGTCTTCACGGATTTCGATGGGATTGGAACTGTAGAGCACATCGAGCATGCGTGCGTCGATGCATTCCTGCACGCGCTGCGCGTTGCGCTCCTTTATACGCGAGAACTCCGGCTTGCGGTAGGAAATTGTGACGTGATTTCCCTTCTGATGTGCGAGTCCCATCGCTGCCTCCACGGCCGAATCGCCACCGCCCACGACAAGGATGTGCTTGTTGGTGTAAGCATCCGCTTCGATGAGACTGTACATGACTTTCGGCAGTTCCTCGCCCGGTACGCCCAACTTGCGGGGCGTACCACGGCGACCGAGAGCGAGCACCACATGCCGCGCCCGATAGCTGCCATCGGCTGTCTGTACGGTGAACACGCCGTCATCTCCCCGTGTGATTGTTTCCACTTTTTCCTTTTCGCGCACGGCGAGACCGGATTTCTCGAACACGGAGTTCCAGAATTCCAGAAGGCTTTCCTTGCTGATTTCAAGCGACTTGAATTTCCCGTGCATCGGAAATTCCACCGGTGACGTCATCACGAGCTTCTGCCGCGGATACTTGGCGACCGTGCCTCCCAGCACATCCTGTTCCAGCGTCACATACTGCAGGTTTTTCTCAATGCAGCGCAGCGAAGCGCTGATGCCGCCCGGACCCGCACCGACAATGCAGACATCCTGCACATCCTCGGGCGTCTCACTGTCGGCACAGCGCTGCGCGATAATATCGACCAC is part of the bacterium genome and encodes:
- a CDS encoding NAD(P)-binding domain-containing protein; protein product: MEGFLIFLIFVVLVFVTTIPYMRRVRRRERDAREAAERGKLHSGGPQAQHPHIDISKCIGCGTCADACPEGDVLGIIAGKAAIINGHKCIGHSLCAEACPVGAIEIVMANPGISADMPQLTGEYETNVPGMFIVGELGGLALIKNAVNQGRDVVDIIAQRCADSETPEDVQDVCIVGAGPGGISASLRCIEKNLQYVTLEQDVLGGTVAKYPRQKLVMTSPVEFPMHGKFKSLEISKESLLEFWNSVFEKSGLAVREKEKVETITRGDDGVFTVQTADGSYRARHVVLALGRRGTPRKLGVPGEELPKVMYSLIEADAYTNKHILVVGGGDSAVEAAMGLAHQKGNHVTISYRKPEFSRIKERNAQRVQECIDARMLDVLYSSNPIEIREDSVLIEIDGEQRELKNDFVWVFAGGIPPNAFLEKAGVVLGPRDLTREASDEARSAAA